The genomic DNA GCCCTATAAATACATGTAGCAATAATCAAATGGGGTATTACAGTATGCCTTGTTATGCTGAAATTTATTGAGGTACGAACACGAAAGAATTTTTGTTAGAAACTATTTAATACCGATGTCTAAAATCAATCCTTGCGAATGTGACTTTTACTGTGTTCTTGTTCACAGAGCAGAATataatatttagtatttttagctgtaatggaaataataaaagaaacatttgtttgTGTGCagatttttccccttctgtttcatgtcactgttttctctttatgtttcacaggaagaaaaaccGGGAGACACATAATGCAGGTAGGAGCTTTATGCTTTGTTGTTTGGCCTGGAAATAAGCACAGATGCTTTGAActaataaaacatattttgcatGGAGAAGGTTCCTCTGTAGGAGTTTATTACACCAAAAACACCGACCCTACAAAAGACCTTTCTGTGTCCTTGCATAGCATCTCTGTGCAGAAGGGCTTCTTGACTGGTCTCTTagtttgctgttttctgcagtaCAAGGTCATGGTAGCATGCCCAAGTATGAAAGTAGGACCATGCCCCTGGCTTTCCAACGCTAGTAAACTAAGAAGTAAACAATTTAAGTTGTGTTCGGttctaaaggaaaataagtGCACAGGCATTCACACACAAATAATACCCACCTCTCTTAAAGAGGTAAACAGTTAAGCAAATTAGAGGTGGATATCCAACTTGAGAGCTTTAGAAGTTCCCTGGATTAGAAAGATTCCTGTAGCCTGTCCCTGAGGCACCCACCTGGATATTGGCATATGTGTGAATACCATCTGTATATTGCAGGACTCGTGTCCCTTGGGCAGCGTGTGgccttttcttcctgtcagTGTCCAGATCCAGTGGCATCTTCTGCAAGTAGCAGCAGAAATACAGACAGGGTCTGtacagaaatacaggaaaggCTCTGACAGGTTTGGGCCTGTTTATCCTAACAAATTGattccagtttttcttttatgaaacaGCACTACTGTGTGATCGTCACAAACTCAACTGGAAAGACGACTGCCTAGTTTCCATGTGAAGGCTATGGACTATAGTGCTTGTCAGGCTGTGTCCAGGGTGTGGCCGATTTCTTAAGGATTAAGATGTGTCAGGAAATAGTCTTATCAAGTTTACTTTTAAGATTGCTGATCTCGTTCTAATTCTCAGTTCCTGTTTTACTTGCCAATCGCTTTCCAAAGTCTTCATCTAGTGGCCTGAACTGTGCAACATGGGAAGACCAACTCCCTCCAGACCTGTAGCTTGCTTAGTCGTTAATATCTGGAGAAGCTGAGTAAAGCAtgtaaaatattatgaaaacaAAGGAGTAGCACTTCACAGCCACTGTGATATCTGTATATATTAGTAAGATATGTAAAAATTAAGTCCCAAGGATCATGTGTTTTAATGTTTATAAAGCTGCTCTGATTTATATGGTAAATTTCCTGCAGAAGAGACTTCGTGTTACTGTGTTTAGTGTATTTAGGCCTATCTCTATCAACACCACCAGCCTGTCctgaaacaaaaaagattttagtagtttgaaaaatgtgaattgAAGTGACAGACTACTGAAGTAAAACTGTTTAAATTAAATCAGTATATCCTTTGTTAAGGGgcacaataaaatatactcacCCGTGGATCATTGTGTGCCACCAAAAGCTGCGCAAAAGCCACGACAAAACTTTTTTATTCAGGCTCTTTGGGGAAATGACATCTAATAGTTCTAGTTTGCATAGAACACCAAAATATCTCAGTCCAAAAAATAGCAACATGAGACTGAACTATATTTGAAATAACTGATTATGGTGGGCAGATTAAGactgtctgaaaaaaacatgcCCGAAGATATTTATACTGTTAGACTTGTAGCGTAGACCCTTTGTGCCAGTGTTTAGGCCTTGTGAAGAGGTAAATGATGGCACTAGTGCAGTATAAACGAAGCATTTCCTGACCTTCTCCAAAATAGGTAATTCACTGGAAATACTGtttatcaaatattttatttactccCAATCATAATTAGACCTTGCAGAACACTTATCACTTTGAACACAAAAAAGAGTAACTGATAGTCGGTATACCTAGAGCTTCAGCTGTATTCAGTGTTGGCCACTCCATCAatataaatttgaaattaagattgaaaactgataaaatttgaattatttctattttggTGTTAGACCTGACATTAGTATTTAAGAGACTTTGATTTCCTTCCCAAATCTGCAACTGATTCTTTCTATAATCTTGgttcatttgctttctgtgtgcCTAAAGTTGATCTATCTGCCTTGTGAAAGGGTTTCGTGAAACTCAGGTAGCAAGTGTTATCAAAGCCCGAATTTTGACATGCAGTAACTTTTCTTTTCCACAAAGGGGTCCAGAACATGCCCACTTTTTGAAGATATTAGTTCTTATGTTACAGCTCTTAATTCCATTCAGTATTAACTTAACAGCTGAGGTTTACTTTAGAGGATTTTTTCCACTCTCAAGTTACCAAGGGTTCCAATACATCgtgaaataatgtatttatgaGGCTTTACATTGGTACTAGTtgtgctgctgttgtgctgACTTGCTCAACCAAATGACAGAGtgcatattatttttaattagtggAGAGACATCGAAAGAAGAAGATTAATGCTGGGATAAACAGAATTGGAGAACTCATTCCCTGCTCTCCAGCACTGAAGCAGGTGAGTGTCCATTCCGAGGTGCATACAAGTTTCCTGTAAAACGCTTCTGTGTTTCCTTGTCTGTAGAAGTATAAATACTTTTTTGCTATTTGCCTTAGGAAAACTGTTTGAATTAATATGCTCAAAAATCTTACTAGTTATTagtatttcaaaaaatatttttaatatacttcattttttttaaatgcagggcCACATGAATGTAATTAGACAGATTTTGAGCTTTTTATCTGAAAGTGTTTAAGACACTGTCTTTGTGAAAGATGAAGCAAGACAAATGATGCTGATGCACAGAAGTATCTTTTTCAAGACAGAGCAATCTACGGCAAAGGCTGTTCCTacagaacagcagaagaaattaagAAGTGAACAAGAGGTATTGCAGGCAGAATAAGCATAGTTTCATAAAAGGAAGATGGTGGAGGGGTTATggcatattttctctttccgTATTCTCCAGTATATTACTTTCAAAATTATGCATACACCTCCCTGGACAATTGTtccatgtttctttctttcctcataaaatatttacaaggcAGTATCCTGGAAATTTCATGTGATGTGTGTGTTTCTTAGTGAACAGGAATTTTATGCTGCTCATCAGGAAATTATGCTTGCTGTTCAAATTCTGTGGCCTTAGTACCTACCTCCAGGCATCAGAAAATGTCAGCTCCAGCACTGAagatgtttttctgtaaaaactCGTGGCATCTCTCATAAAACCTGGggttcatctgaaaaaaaaaaacaacaaacacaaccaaacaaaacaacaccaccacaacaaacaacaacaacaaacacaaacaacaaaacaaaaaaaccaacccacccaACAATATTCAGAGAGTCATTCAAGTtagtacatttttaaagtaaagacCTCTTAGAGTAAGTGCAATCTCATCATTAATGGATCTACCAATGACAGACCTTTCTTCTAATTTTATatatgttttcttccaaagagCAAGAACATGATCCTGGATCAGGCGTTTAAGTAtataacagaaatgaaaagacagaATGATGAACTTCTGTTAAATGGAGGGAACAATGAGCAGGGTAAGTACAGACACTGCTGGAAGCTCTAGAATTTCTGCCACTCACTTCTGCTGTGTGTCTGTTAGCAGTGACTAACAACAAAGCCTGGATCAACAGACTTGGAAATCCCAAGacatacaggaaaaatacagcagcttAGAGTAGCTTGAAACAAGAAGCCAACAGAATGCCCAAGTGCAGGTTCTTACATATAACTATGAGATGATGAAGCAATCACGTTGTTATGTAAAGTAATTACAGAGCTTATAGGTGATGCAACATCATCTAATAGATTCTGTCCTGATTTATTCTACTGTAGTGACCAGAATGATTTCTGACAAACttcaataagattttttttttttttaatcaaaaatgtAGAGTTTCCTTCATTCATagggctattttttttcctttcaaatgctGTGGAAGTGATAAAAGCctattttataaaaatgcagCATATAAAACTTTGTTGAACAGATGCATAAAAATACAGTGATGGAGGTATGACAATCTCAGAGCTACTGTTGCagtttgtgatttttatttctaccCATATGATGGAATTctaaatagtttatttttatcctgTTGATGTAACTGGGTTCAAAAACCTAAATGATTTTCCTACTTAGGTGAGCCATCTCCAAGGGCATTGCTGGTTTTTGTGGCTTTACATAAgtgctttgtattttattttgcgTATCATTTATAGATGTAATGAAACTTAATTGTCCTGGAAAGCTATGAGGTTATCagttaaataaaaacagttgCAGTGCTTGcaaaggagcaggaaaaaaaagataaagtaaTGTGCTCATCTTTCCTTCAGTAATTAAACAATTTGATTAGTATTCAGTTTAATCTGAGTTAGTCCTGATGTTTTTTCTAACTAAATAATTTGACATATGCTGCTATTGGTAATGGAATGGTCTGTGAAGTTAATTCACTTTCCCACTCAATAGATAGGCTTATCAGGGTAAGAGTCTTCATTTATGTTATGGGAACCATTTTAAGAGAGCATGTGCTAttaacaatttatttcaataCTACATAGTATTTATTCACCATGTCATGTGGTAACATAGTACCTAATATTTGTGCTGGTGCTGATGTAATGGAGCGCTCTCACTGTTTTGTAgctgaagagattaaaaaactCCGGAAACAGCTGGATgaactgcaaaaggaaaatgggaGATACATTGAACTACTGAAAGCAAATGATATTTGCCTGTATGATGACCCTACAATCCACTGGAAGGGAAATCTCAAAAATTCAAAGGTCTCAGTTGTTATTCCTGGTGATCAGGTTCAAAAGAACATCATTGTCTATTCAAATGGGAGTCAACCCAATGGAAATAACCAGGGAGCATCTGTCCAGGGAATAACATTTAATGTTGGTCATaatttacaaaaacaaacagccaaTGTTGTGCCAGTCCAGAGAACTTGCAACCTAGTGACTCCCGTGACGATTTCTGGTGTTTACCCTGCAGAAAACAAGCCCTGGTCACAAACTACTGTTCCGCCACTGGCCTCCACGCAGGCAGTTCCAGCAGGAAATGTTCTTGAGCTTTCCACCCCGGAGAATGAGCGAGGTGTGCTTGCCGCTGCTACTGCCAGCTCACAGAGTGCGTCTCGATCTGGAACAGAACAGGaactgcagtgctcctcaagtAATGCACCACAGAATGATCAAAATGTCCCCAAAAGTAAGAATGATGAGGAGGGCACTaaattaacaaagaaaacactCCTGCAGGGAatcagccttccttccagtgcCTCCACAGAAGCCTCCCAAGTTCAACAGGTGAATGCAACTTCCTCAAATACACACAATTCTAGGACTGACCTTCAGGAAAGCTGTGTCATTTCAACCACAGATACAGCTTGTGTGCCATCTGTGAGACTGTCTACTGCAGAtagtttttcctctgtaaatgTCCTCAAAAGTACAGACTTAGTCAGTAGTGCTGGAATGCCTGTGacttctgcagcagaaggagTTAAGGCTGCAACAGCAATAAGCACTCTGCCTGCCAGTCCCCTAGAGAACTGCTGGTCTTTTTCAGGCTCTTCAGGTGTTGGCACTTCAGACTTGAAAAACATGAGTAGCCTTACACGGATGCCTTCAGCTGGAAACACACAGACCACATGGACAACTTTGCAGCTAGCGGGAAATACTGTTCAGCCACTAAGCCAAGCGCCCTCCAGTATAATGACTGCACTATTAAACGAGCCAGTTAATGGTGCTGGTACTGTATCTTCTGCTCATAGCAGGCCTTTGACCACAAGTATCAGTTTGAATTCTTCTCTGCCTGGGGATGGTCAGGCAGCTGAACAGATTGTAGTTACCTTGCCCTCGTGCCCACCCTTACCTATGCAGCCATTAATCAGCCAGCCACAGGTTAAAACTCAGGCTGTAGGAAATATCCTTCCATTAAATTCAGCTATGCAGGTGATTCAGATGGCTCAGCCAGTCGTGTCAGCTGTTACAGGAGCGCCAGCAAACCAGAATGTCATCATTCTCCAGCCTCCAAACCCTGTGCCGTGCCCTCCAATTGTGAGAGCAGAAGTTCCCAGCCAAAACGTTAGCCAGCAAATTGTAATTATACAAGCTGCTAACCAGAatcctcttcccctcctctctgctccGCCTTCTGCTTCTGTAAGAGTCCCTGTGAATGGGCCGACTGCAATTGCGAACTCTAGCAGCTCCATACAAAATGCCTCTCTTCCACAGACCTTTGGAGGGAAACACCTTGTCCATATATTACCAAGACCATCCTCTTTGCCATCTTCTAGCTCCACGCAAACATTTTCAGTTACAATGTCAAATCAACAGCATCCTCAAACTATCTCATTAAACGGGCAGCTTTTTGCATTGCAGCCTGTGATGTCTTCATCTGGAGCTTCAAATCAAGCCCCTCTGCAAATCATTCAGCCTACCACCAGCGAGGATCCAAATACCAATGTTGCCCTCAATACATTTGGTGCTTTAGCTAACCTCAATCAAAGCATATCACAAATGGCTGGACAGAGCTGCTTACATTTGTCTCTCAGCCACCCTGCCAATCCCACAACTGTCAGTAACCAGATTGCCACAGTTAACTGTGTGTCATTACCCACTTCTGTGGCATCTTCAGTACCCACAGAGGCTTCAGTACTAACTAGTGCATCTAATTCAATAAGTGcttcccccaaaaaagcagctgctggcttGCCATCCAGTGCAAAATCAAAAAggacaaacaaaaagccaagtACAAAGAAACACCAAGCAGTCAACAGTAAAGTGTCCTGTCCAGCCGTTCCTTGCAAAGATGCAGGGAAGGTGGACTGTGCTTCTGTGGAAATGGTGGCAAAGCCATCAAACAGCGAGGGGCTGCTTGAAAACGCTCCAGCAGTTTCACAAGCTTTAGCAACATCTCAGGCGAATGGTGTAGCAGCATCGAGTGGCATCAGCCTTTCTGACTGTCGTTCCAAAGAGAGTATGAGCTCTGAACAGGCAGCCAAAACCTGCTCTGAACCCGAGTCAAGCTCAGCAGAGGCGCCTGCTTCCTCGCCACTGCCATTCGTGGTGTCAGAGCAGCTGGCCCTTACCCCGCCGACTGCCAAAGATGCTGCTCCTCACCAGCAGGCCCTTGGGTCTCAAAACCATCTGCCAACCAGCTCTGCCTCATCGGAGTCACCCAAACCCTGTGAACCCCTCAGCACCTTAACATCCTCTCGTACCGAAGCACATGTGACACACTCTCAGGTTGCTGGGAcatcagcagcacagagcagcacagcgGGTCATACTTCCAAGGCAGGAACGATTTCAGAGTCCTGCAATGTTGCGCAGGATTCCTCAGTGGTAATGCAAGATGTGGACTTATTAGAAGGACAGGGTCTAACCAAAATGCTGTCCGATCTCACGAAAGaaagaacagctgcagaaaaaaccTCTTCATTTGCTGTTCAGGGGGAGCATTCTGATTTTTCCATGGCAAACTCTAAATCAGCAGAATCAAACGTTGGTTTGCCTGAGAAGCAGGAACTCTTGCTAATGAACACGGAAGGTGACACGCTCTCCCAGCATCACTCCTGCATTTCTGATCAGGAAGTAGTGGGTGCTTCCCTTATCACTAGCAGGCAGGCAGACTCCCCAATGTCAACTAGCTCTGGCAGCAGTCGAGGCTTCTCAGTTGCGTCTATGTTGCCAGATACCACCAGAGAAGATGTTACTAGCAGCACTTCAACCAGTACATGTAACAGCTGCACATTTTCAGAACAGACTGACATTGTAGCTCTTGCAGCAAGAGCAATTTTTGACCAGGAAAGCCTAGAGAAAGGTGGAGGGGGGGGAATACAGGTTAACGTGAGGGATGCTATCTCGAAGTCAACACAGGTTGCACCTTTGGAGAGAGAGCAACAGCCTTTTAAGCCTCAACCAGTGAAAGAAAACGCAGGGCCGTTGGAAGCAGCACCAAACAAATTCAGTGCTCAGGATACAGTACAAGCAAATGTTGATAGACAGGTTGAAAAGCCAAGCTGCTCTGTAGGAGGTGTGGAAACATCAAACACTTCTTTGCAGATTTCCACTTCCCAGTCGCCAAGCATAACCAGTTTAAGTGTAAATAATCTGATACACCAGAGTCGAATTGTCCATCCCCTTGTGAGTTGCTCGAGTTTATCCCAGTCTTCAGAGCCAGCAAGTGTCCCTGCAACCATTGGCCTCTCTATTCCCTCTAGCACATACGTCAATCAGTCTCCAGGACCTGCTATGATGAGTGAATATGCTCAGGAACAACTTAATGCTATTAGGGCAAGCACCATGCaggctccccagctgcaggaatCACACTTAAAGCAGCAAACTCATGAAGGTCGCAAGGACTCTGCCAAGCGGGCTGTTCAAGATGACCTTCTGCTTTCTACGGCAAAGAGGCAAAAGCAGTGCCAGACAACGCCCATAAGGCTGGAAGGGATGGCATTGATGAACCGAACACCAGAGAGTGTTGCTGATCAAACACAGATGCTAGTCAGTCAGATTCCTCCTAATTCATCCAATTCCGTGGCATCAGTGAGCAATCAAGGGCACACCGATGGCCTTAACAGATTATTCCCATCTAACAGCAACTTTGTAACACCAGCTTTGAGACAAACTGAAGTTCAATGTGCTTCTCAGCCATCAATTTCAGAGCAGcaaggccaggcagggcagcacTTGCAGCCAATTCAACATGTTCCTGCTCAAGGCATATCTCACCTTCACAGCAGTCATCCATACTTAAAGCAACAGCAGGCTGGCCAGTTAAGAGAAAGGCACCACTTGTATCAGCTGCAGCACCATGTCACTCATGGGGAAAACTCGGTCCACTCTCAACCCCACGGTGTCCACCAACAGCGAACAATACAGCAGGAGGTGCAGATGCAGAAGAAACGCAATCTCATCCAGGGAACACAAGCCACACAACTTTCTCTACAGCAAAAACACCACGGAAGTGATCAAACACGGCAAAAAGGCGGTCAGCCTCATCCTCACCACcagcaaatgcagcagcagatgcagcagCACTTTGGAGCTTCCCAGCCTGAAAAGAACTGTGAAAATCCTGCAACAAGCAGAAACCATCATAACCACCCTCAGAGCCATATAAATCAGGATATTATGCATCAACAGCAGCAAGATGTTAGCAGCAGACAGCAAGGCTCAGCTTCTGAACATGTGTCAGGGCACAATCAGATGCAGAGACTTATGACCTCAAGGGGCTTAGAGCAGCAAATGGTGTCACAGGCAAGTATCGTAACCAGACCATCAGATATGACATGCACCCCTCATAGGCAGGAAAGAAATAGAGTTTCCAGCTACTCTGCAGAGGCGCTCATTGGGAAGACGCCCTCTAATTCAGAACAGAGGATAGGAGTATCTCTTCAAGGCCCTAGGGTTTCTGACCAGCTTGAAATGAGAAGCTACCTTGATGTTTCTAGAAATAAAGGGTTGGCGATTCATAATATGCAGGGACGCTTATCTGTCGACCATACAGTTGGATCAGATGTGCAGCGGCTTTCTGATTGTCAGACATTTAAGCCATCTGGACCCAATCAACAACCGACAGGCAATTTCGATGTACAGGCTTCAAGAAACAGTGAAATCGGTAATTCCGTGTCATCCCTCAGGGGCATGCAGTCACAAGCGTTTCGAATTGGTCAAAATACTGGGCCATCCATAGAGAGACAGAAGAGATTGCCCTACCAGCCGGTACAGGGTATTCCACCAGGAAATACCCTGCCATCAAGGGAGAATGAAAACACATGCCACCAAAGCTTTATGCAGAGTTTACTTGCCCCTCATCTTGGAGATCAAGTTAGTGGAAGCCAAAGATCAATCTCAGAACATCAAAGGAACACACAATGCGGCGCTTCCTCCACAATTGAGTACAACTGTCCCCCAGCACGGGAGAGTGTCCACATCCGAAGAGATGGTGATGGCCAGAGTAGGGAGAGCTGTGACATGTCTATTGGTGCAATTAACACAAGGAACAGTTCTTTGACTATTCCTTTTTCGAGTTCTTCTTCCTCGGGAGATATTCAGGGTCGCAATACAAGCCCTAACATCTCTGTGCAGAAGTCCAATCCCATGAGGATGACAGACAGTCATGGAACTAAGAGCCACATGAATACGCCCGTTTCTAGCAACATGCATGGAGTTGTGAGGCCAACTCACCCTCACCCTGCTGTTTCTCACGGAAATGGCGAGCAAGGGCAACCGTCTGTTCGTCAGCCAAATTCTTCAGTTACTCAGCGGTCGAGGCATCCTCTGCAAGATAGTGCAGGTTCTAAAATACGTCAGCCCGAAAGGAATCGATCTGGAAATCAAAGACATGGGAACGTCTTTGACCCTAGTCTTCCCCATCTTCCCCTGTCTACCAGTGGCAGTATGATTCTTGGGCGCCAGCAGTCTGCAATAGAAAAAAGAGGAAGCATTGTCCGATTTATGTCTGATGGCCCTCAAGTGTCTAATGATAACGCAGCCCCTGACCAACATACTCTCTCTCAGAATTTTGGATTCCCTTTTATTCCAGAGGGTGGCATGAATCCACCGATAAAT from Caloenas nicobarica isolate bCalNic1 chromosome 1, bCalNic1.hap1, whole genome shotgun sequence includes the following:
- the USF3 gene encoding basic helix-loop-helix domain-containing protein USF3 isoform X2, which codes for MPEMTENETPTKKQHRKKNRETHNAVERHRKKKINAGINRIGELIPCSPALKQSKNMILDQAFKYITEMKRQNDELLLNGGNNEQAEEIKKLRKQLDELQKENGRYIELLKANDICLYDDPTIHWKGNLKNSKVSVVIPGDQVQKNIIVYSNGSQPNGNNQGASVQGITFNVGHNLQKQTANVVPVQRTCNLVTPVTISGVYPAENKPWSQTTVPPLASTQAVPAGNVLELSTPENERGVLAAATASSQSASRSGTEQELQCSSSNAPQNDQNVPKSKNDEEGTKLTKKTLLQGISLPSSASTEASQVQQVNATSSNTHNSRTDLQESCVISTTDTACVPSVRLSTADSFSSVNVLKSTDLVSSAGMPVTSAAEGVKAATAISTLPASPLENCWSFSGSSGVGTSDLKNMSSLTRMPSAGNTQTTWTTLQLAGNTVQPLSQAPSSIMTALLNEPVNGAGTVSSAHSRPLTTSISLNSSLPGDGQAAEQIVVTLPSCPPLPMQPLISQPQVKTQAVGNILPLNSAMQVIQMAQPVVSAVTGAPANQNVIILQPPNPVPCPPIVRAEVPSQNVSQQIVIIQAANQNPLPLLSAPPSASVRVPVNGPTAIANSSSSIQNASLPQTFGGKHLVHILPRPSSLPSSSSTQTFSVTMSNQQHPQTISLNGQLFALQPVMSSSGASNQAPLQIIQPTTSEDPNTNVALNTFGALANLNQSISQMAGQSCLHLSLSHPANPTTVSNQIATVNCVSLPTSVASSVPTEASVLTSASNSISASPKKAAAGLPSSAKSKRTNKKPSTKKHQAVNSKVSCPAVPCKDAGKVDCASVEMVAKPSNSEGLLENAPAVSQALATSQANGVAASSGISLSDCRSKESMSSEQAAKTCSEPESSSAEAPASSPLPFVVSEQLALTPPTAKDAAPHQQALGSQNHLPTSSASSESPKPCEPLSTLTSSRTEAHVTHSQVAGTSAAQSSTAGHTSKAGTISESCNVAQDSSVVMQDVDLLEGQGLTKMLSDLTKERTAAEKTSSFAVQGEHSDFSMANSKSAESNVGLPEKQELLLMNTEGDTLSQHHSCISDQEVVGASLITSRQADSPMSTSSGSSRGFSVASMLPDTTREDVTSSTSTSTCNSCTFSEQTDIVALAARAIFDQESLEKGGGGGIQVNVRDAISKSTQVAPLEREQQPFKPQPVKENAGPLEAAPNKFSAQDTVQANVDRQVEKPSCSVGGVETSNTSLQISTSQSPSITSLSVNNLIHQSRIVHPLVSCSSLSQSSEPASVPATIGLSIPSSTYVNQSPGPAMMSEYAQEQLNAIRASTMQAPQLQESHLKQQTHEGRKDSAKRAVQDDLLLSTAKRQKQCQTTPIRLEGMALMNRTPESVADQTQMLVSQIPPNSSNSVASVSNQGHTDGLNRLFPSNSNFVTPALRQTEVQCASQPSISEQQGQAGQHLQPIQHVPAQGISHLHSSHPYLKQQQAGQLRERHHLYQLQHHVTHGENSVHSQPHGVHQQRTIQQEVQMQKKRNLIQGTQATQLSLQQKHHGSDQTRQKGGQPHPHHQQMQQQMQQHFGASQPEKNCENPATSRNHHNHPQSHINQDIMHQQQQDVSSRQQGSASEHVSGHNQMQRLMTSRGLEQQMVSQASIVTRPSDMTCTPHRQERNRVSSYSAEALIGKTPSNSEQRIGVSLQGPRVSDQLEMRSYLDVSRNKGLAIHNMQGRLSVDHTVGSDVQRLSDCQTFKPSGPNQQPTGNFDVQASRNSEIGNSVSSLRGMQSQAFRIGQNTGPSIERQKRLPYQPVQGIPPGNTLPSRENENTCHQSFMQSLLAPHLGDQVSGSQRSISEHQRNTQCGASSTIEYNCPPARESVHIRRDGDGQSRESCDMSIGAINTRNSSLTIPFSSSSSSGDIQGRNTSPNISVQKSNPMRMTDSHGTKSHMNTPVSSNMHGVVRPTHPHPAVSHGNGEQGQPSVRQPNSSVTQRSRHPLQDSAGSKIRQPERNRSGNQRHGNVFDPSLPHLPLSTSGSMILGRQQSAIEKRGSIVRFMSDGPQVSNDNAAPDQHTLSQNFGFPFIPEGGMNPPINANTSFIPPVTQPSATRTPALIPVDPQNTLPSFYPPYSPAHPTLSNDISIPYFPNQMFPNPSTEKPSSGSLNNRFGSILSPPRPVGFAQPSFPLLPDMPPMHMTNTSHLSNFNLTSLFPEIATALPPDGSAMSPLLSIANTSASDSSKQSSNRPAHNISHILGHDCSSAV
- the USF3 gene encoding basic helix-loop-helix domain-containing protein USF3 isoform X1, which produces MVPAVGLPLLSPPSPPALFSETMPEMTENETPTKKQHRKKNRETHNAVERHRKKKINAGINRIGELIPCSPALKQSKNMILDQAFKYITEMKRQNDELLLNGGNNEQAEEIKKLRKQLDELQKENGRYIELLKANDICLYDDPTIHWKGNLKNSKVSVVIPGDQVQKNIIVYSNGSQPNGNNQGASVQGITFNVGHNLQKQTANVVPVQRTCNLVTPVTISGVYPAENKPWSQTTVPPLASTQAVPAGNVLELSTPENERGVLAAATASSQSASRSGTEQELQCSSSNAPQNDQNVPKSKNDEEGTKLTKKTLLQGISLPSSASTEASQVQQVNATSSNTHNSRTDLQESCVISTTDTACVPSVRLSTADSFSSVNVLKSTDLVSSAGMPVTSAAEGVKAATAISTLPASPLENCWSFSGSSGVGTSDLKNMSSLTRMPSAGNTQTTWTTLQLAGNTVQPLSQAPSSIMTALLNEPVNGAGTVSSAHSRPLTTSISLNSSLPGDGQAAEQIVVTLPSCPPLPMQPLISQPQVKTQAVGNILPLNSAMQVIQMAQPVVSAVTGAPANQNVIILQPPNPVPCPPIVRAEVPSQNVSQQIVIIQAANQNPLPLLSAPPSASVRVPVNGPTAIANSSSSIQNASLPQTFGGKHLVHILPRPSSLPSSSSTQTFSVTMSNQQHPQTISLNGQLFALQPVMSSSGASNQAPLQIIQPTTSEDPNTNVALNTFGALANLNQSISQMAGQSCLHLSLSHPANPTTVSNQIATVNCVSLPTSVASSVPTEASVLTSASNSISASPKKAAAGLPSSAKSKRTNKKPSTKKHQAVNSKVSCPAVPCKDAGKVDCASVEMVAKPSNSEGLLENAPAVSQALATSQANGVAASSGISLSDCRSKESMSSEQAAKTCSEPESSSAEAPASSPLPFVVSEQLALTPPTAKDAAPHQQALGSQNHLPTSSASSESPKPCEPLSTLTSSRTEAHVTHSQVAGTSAAQSSTAGHTSKAGTISESCNVAQDSSVVMQDVDLLEGQGLTKMLSDLTKERTAAEKTSSFAVQGEHSDFSMANSKSAESNVGLPEKQELLLMNTEGDTLSQHHSCISDQEVVGASLITSRQADSPMSTSSGSSRGFSVASMLPDTTREDVTSSTSTSTCNSCTFSEQTDIVALAARAIFDQESLEKGGGGGIQVNVRDAISKSTQVAPLEREQQPFKPQPVKENAGPLEAAPNKFSAQDTVQANVDRQVEKPSCSVGGVETSNTSLQISTSQSPSITSLSVNNLIHQSRIVHPLVSCSSLSQSSEPASVPATIGLSIPSSTYVNQSPGPAMMSEYAQEQLNAIRASTMQAPQLQESHLKQQTHEGRKDSAKRAVQDDLLLSTAKRQKQCQTTPIRLEGMALMNRTPESVADQTQMLVSQIPPNSSNSVASVSNQGHTDGLNRLFPSNSNFVTPALRQTEVQCASQPSISEQQGQAGQHLQPIQHVPAQGISHLHSSHPYLKQQQAGQLRERHHLYQLQHHVTHGENSVHSQPHGVHQQRTIQQEVQMQKKRNLIQGTQATQLSLQQKHHGSDQTRQKGGQPHPHHQQMQQQMQQHFGASQPEKNCENPATSRNHHNHPQSHINQDIMHQQQQDVSSRQQGSASEHVSGHNQMQRLMTSRGLEQQMVSQASIVTRPSDMTCTPHRQERNRVSSYSAEALIGKTPSNSEQRIGVSLQGPRVSDQLEMRSYLDVSRNKGLAIHNMQGRLSVDHTVGSDVQRLSDCQTFKPSGPNQQPTGNFDVQASRNSEIGNSVSSLRGMQSQAFRIGQNTGPSIERQKRLPYQPVQGIPPGNTLPSRENENTCHQSFMQSLLAPHLGDQVSGSQRSISEHQRNTQCGASSTIEYNCPPARESVHIRRDGDGQSRESCDMSIGAINTRNSSLTIPFSSSSSSGDIQGRNTSPNISVQKSNPMRMTDSHGTKSHMNTPVSSNMHGVVRPTHPHPAVSHGNGEQGQPSVRQPNSSVTQRSRHPLQDSAGSKIRQPERNRSGNQRHGNVFDPSLPHLPLSTSGSMILGRQQSAIEKRGSIVRFMSDGPQVSNDNAAPDQHTLSQNFGFPFIPEGGMNPPINANTSFIPPVTQPSATRTPALIPVDPQNTLPSFYPPYSPAHPTLSNDISIPYFPNQMFPNPSTEKPSSGSLNNRFGSILSPPRPVGFAQPSFPLLPDMPPMHMTNTSHLSNFNLTSLFPEIATALPPDGSAMSPLLSIANTSASDSSKQSSNRPAHNISHILGHDCSSAV